The genomic DNA GAAAACAATATATGGTTGATATCCAATAAAACAATAAAGGCGCTCGGCAGCGAATCTGAGCGTCTTTAGATCGTTTTTTACTCAGAGTCCTACAGAATATACCCTTAAACTCCTTCATAATAGGAACTAAGAGTTTACACAAATTGCTCAACTATAATCATCGTCTTGATTTTAATAAGGAGATGAATGGATGAAAGAGTGGACTGAATTATTTGAAGTGGAAAAGCAGAAATTAAATCAGCTAGGGAACGAATCTTTGGCGGATGGAATTCCGCTCCACGATAACGACGCGCTGCAAGATCAGAGCAGAAGAGTGGATGAGCTGATTATCCAGTTGCACAAACGGGCTGGATTCAAACGGCGTTCAAGATAAGCTCAATATTTAGAGGGGGCACGACAAACCGAAGACCATGAAAGTACTTATATATAGTGCATTTAGGGACGCCTTTAGCTTGGCGTTCTTTTTATTTTTTGAGTGAAGGAAATCAATGTATTATCCAGTCTATATTTTGACATATTAACTATCTGAGTAGGTGCGGGAAGGGTAATGGTTTTTATATTTGTGGTGGGGATTATTTTGGGAAAATCCACATAAGATTATTAAAATGAATCATCGCATTTCGGTAGGAGCGGGGGGAGAAATGGATGAACGGCTATAGGTCTGGGCGAATTTGACTGATCGAATATGGATAAAATGGACAAGCTAATAATAACGGTGGAGAACATCGCAGAATATTGCTGCCGCCCCATGGCACTAGCAGCCTTAATATGCTGTAAGCGTATTTGATACGGGCATCTTTCAATGAGTTAGTAAGCATACGAAAGGGCTCAGAAGCAGAGCAAGGAGGACTTGAAATGAAATATATAATTGCTATTGCCGGTCTGGTGGCTGTATTCGCAATGACCTATTTTGCGAGTAATGACCGGAGCCGTATCCGCTATCGGCCGCTAGCACAAATGATTATTTTACAGATTGTCCTGGCGTTTTTATTGTTGAACACGACGCTGGGCGAGACTTTGATCCGGGGATTTACTGCTGTGTTCGAAGCGCTGCTGGCCTACGCGGCAGAAGGGGTTAATTTTGTGTTCGGCGGAATCATGAATGAGGGCCAGACCTCACAGTTTTTTCTGATGGTTCTGATGCCGATTGTGGTTATTTCAGCGCTGATAGGCATTTTGCAATATCTGAAGATCTTACCGTTTATTATCAGATATATCGGACTTGCGCTTAGCAAGGTAAACGGCATGGGCAAGCTGGAATCGTATAATGCGGTTGCTTCCGCGATTTTGGGGCAATCTGAAGTATTTATTTCTGTGAAAAAACAGATTGGAATGCTGCCGGAGCGTCGTCTGTATACGCTGTGCGCTTCTGCTATGTCGACGGTTTCCATGTCCATCGTCGGGGCGTACATGACGATGATCGAGCCGAGATATGTCGTCACGGCGCTTGTACTGAACCTGTTTGGCGGTTTTATTATCGCATCGATTCTGAATCCGTATAGGGTATCGAAGGAAGAGGACATTCTTGAGGTTCAGAAAGAGCGTAAGCAATCGTTCTTCGAGATGTTGGGCGAATATATTATGGATGGGTTCAGGGTGGCGATTACGGTCGCCGCGATGCTAATCGGCTTTGTCGCCCTGATTGCCTTGATAAACGGCTTGTTCGGGAGTTTGTTCGGTATTACGTTCCAGCAAATTTTGGGTTATATTTTTTCACCGTTTGCCTTCCTTATGGGCGTGCCTTGGAAGGAAGCCGTCGAAGCCGGCAACATTATGGCAACGAAAATGGTGGCCAATGAATTCGTGGCGATGCTTGATCTGTCGACCATGACAAAGGAAGGCGTATTATCTGCACGGACGATTGGTATCGTATCCGTCTTCTTGGTCTCGTTCGCGAACTTTTCGTCGATCGGCATCATTTCCGGGGCTGTGAAGGGGCTGCATGAAGAGCAGGGGAATACGGTCGCCCGCTTCGGTCTCCGCTTGCTGTATGGGGCCACGTTGGTTAGCGTACTGTCGGCTACGGTCGCTGGTCTGTTCCTGTAAGGAACCGCACTTCAAGGAAAAGAGTTCAATTTGGATCTCAAGTTTAACCCAAAAAGATGCCACTAGGCATCTTTTTTTAATTTTCCGCCTTCAACGATTAAATTATCCAGGTAACCGACTAAGCGCCATTTCCGTTTCATCTATCCGCCAAATTCAACCCGATCCCTAGCGACTGTGCTTTCTCCACCCAGTAGGCTGCTGTTGCTATATCGAACACGGCCATTCCCATCGGGCAAAATAAAATAGACTCACCCTCTGTAAACCTCCCCAGAGCGTCCCGGCAGACGACATCAGCCAGCGAACATGTATCGTCCTTCGCAAGTCCCCGCTCCAGATGCAGCAGCTCGATATCGGTGTTTTCACGGCATACCTCATCCCAATCATCGACGACGATGGCCTGTATTTGCTCCAGAGCCGATACTTTATAGTCGCGCAGGGACACATCAAGCAGCAGGCTGCCGGCAAGCGGCGGCTGGTCGATGTAACGATGATCGCTCACGGTACACGTTATGATGACATTGCAGCTGCTGTACAGCTCCTGCCAGCTCTCAGCGAATCGTGTACGGCCGCGATAGTCTGCATCTGCTTCGTCAATAACATGCATCCCCAGCTTGGCTCCTCTAATATCGTAGATAAGAACCTCGTCAATACATTCCCCGAATAGCTTGCCGCACATGTCATAATGATGCTGTCCAACCGGTCCAAAACCAATGATGCCAGCCCGTATCCGCTCTGCGGCAGGGCGCGCCTGCATATAATGGCGCAGCATGACCGCACTCACGGCAACCGTCCTGGCCACACTCGGCAGTGGCGAGTTCAGAATGGCGTAAGGCACGCCTGTATCGACCTTATTAAGCAATAGCACGCTATGCGCTCTCGGCAGTCCACTTAACGTATTGCCGGGAAAACTGGCGATCCATTTCAGGCCCGCCGCTTGCACGGTACCTCCGACATAAGCGGGCATCGCGATAATCCGGTTAGCCGGATTGCCGTAGCGGAGGTAAGGCTTGATGGGCTGCGCATAATCGCCTGAATCTATGAGCCGCAGCGCCTCTGCGATGCGGCTCTCCAGCTCCTTCCAGCACAACCCGATAGTCTGCAGATGATTATTGTCCAAATAAAGCATGGACCTGCCCCTTTCTATTTTCAGAGATCACTTTACAGAGAACCGGTGTTCAGATGTTGCGCCACCCATTCATCGTTGTACACCGTATCCATATAACGCTCACCGCGATCATGGAGGATCACGACGCATACCGAATTATCCGGTATTTCATGGAACAAAGCTTCTTTAAGGGCATAAACGACGGCGCCTGAAGAAGGACCGGCGAGGATGGCTTCATGCTGTACAAGCATGCGGCAGCCCGTTACCATATCGGCTTCTTTGACCTGAATGGCGTAGTCCGTAAATTTGCTTTGGTTAAATGGGGGAACGATGCCGGCGCCAAGGCCGGGGAAGAAGCGCTTGCCTTTCGTTCCGCCAAGGATGACGCTGCCAACGGCGTCGACAGCGACGATTGCAGTATCCAGCTGCTGCTCCTTGACAAAGGTGGCGCAGCCCAGCATCGTCCCGCAGGTGCTGACGCCGCCAATAACGTAGTCGACTTGGCCCAACTCGGCGATGATTTCCCGCATTGTCCCGTCTTTATGAGACAAGTAGTTGTTTTCATTCTCATACTGGTTGGGCCAGAAGCTGTTCGGGATACTCTGAACGAGCTGTCTGACCCTGTTCAACCTGGCCGGAAGGAACTCGCCGGTTTCAGGGTCGGGCTGCTCTACAAGCTCGACATCGGCCCCATAAGCACGTATGATGCGGATATTTTGGGGCGCTGTTTTTGGATCGACAACGCTAATGAAGCGCATACCCAGTCGGGAGCAGATGGCAGCCAGACTGATCGCCATATTGCCCGAGCTGGATTCGACAATGACCGAGCCGGGACCGATTAAGCCTTGCTCCAGCGCTGCCGAAATAATACGCACAGCGGGGCGATCCTTGGCGCTTCCGTTCGGATTCAGCATTTCAAGCTTGGCGTGGACGGCAATACCGCGATCGTTGGCGAAGAGGCGGGAGAGCCGAACAAGCGGGGTGTTACCGATACAAGAAAGCCAATCTTTGGTCATGGATGTCATTACGCCTCCTAGTTATACAGTTTTTTGGACTTCACGGAGCCTTGCCCTTGGTGAAAAGGCTCACTTTCTTTCACATGAATAACCTCAATACGATCGAGCATACGGCTGTCAATCATCTGTCCGATCGCTTCAATCGTATGCTCAATCGCATACCGGATGGAGCTCAGCAGCTCGTTATTGAGCGACTGGCTGCGAATGCGGACGGTTAGCTTGTTGTCGTCTACGCTGACGCGCAGCTCGGCATCCTTGACGAAGGTATGCACGACGTTCTCGATGTCGTACAAGCTGATTTTCTCGCCATGCTTGAGCTCGCTGCCGATTCGCTTGGAGATGCAAGTGAACGCCTGCCGCATCGTCCCGTCAATCTCTACGGTGCGGAAATCTCGCACAACATCGTAGGTGACATAACGGATGACAGGGAACAAGCTGCGTTCGCTGGAGGTTAGTACGAGAACTCCCTCGTTGTCTGCCAGCGGCTCGAAGCGAGGGTCAAGCTGCTCGGCGCGGACCGTCTCTGCATGGATCCCGTCAGCGAACAGATAGACGCCATGCTGGTGGGAATAGGAGGCAATCGCACCTATCTCGATGGAGCCAACCGTATCGAGAATATCCTGTGCATCTATGCCGAATCGCGCTGCCATATTGGCCTGCCAGGCGGGTGAAGCCAATTCTCCGACTAGAATAATTCTACGGATCCCAAGTGACGCAGGATCCCCGGCGGCTCGGGCAATAGCTTCCAGAATGGAAGGCATCGTGTATAGCAGCTCGGGCTTGAATGCGTTAATTCGGGCGATATGCTCTTCAATGGGTCTGGCGAAGGAAATCGACTCTGTCTGCAGGCCAAGCTCGTGAAAAATCGTATTGGCCGTGCTTGCCGCATGACCGGTGCCTACATCAGAGAAAGCTCTTTGAATCTGCAAAGGGCTGGATGCTAGCCACGTACGGTAGCAAGTCATTTTGGCAATCCGATAATGCTCTTCGTCTTCTGGTGAATAATAGATCGATTTACGTATGCCGGTTGAGGTTCCAGATGTCCGGTAGACGGTAAGGCCAGTCTCTGTTCGCGGCTTCTGCTTGTAATAGATTGTATTCAGAAGTTCCTCGGTAAGGAGCGGGAGTTCGGACAAAACTGCAGTATGAGGCTGGATGCCCAGCTCTGCAAGCAGATCGCCATAGGCGGGATGCAACTGAATGATGCGAGCCAGATGCTGTTGAAGCGAAGGGATAGGCGCCATATCGTTATTAAGCCTCCTAAACATAGATAGTGGACGCAGCTCTTCCAACTGCTAGTCAATTAAGCATATGGCAAATCCTTTCGTCCCGTGCCGACAGCGGCCTACACCATTTTTTTTGTTTCGAACGTATGCTGGAGTAAAAGGGAAAAGGAGGGATAGCATGAGGTTTCGTAAGAAGGATAAATGGACCAAGGACGTGATTATGCGAAAGGAACAAATGCTGCGGAAGCATATGCCACCGACAAGAATCGCCACGAAGAAGCAACTGCATAGCATGCTTTTGAAGCACGGAATGGTCTACGTGAAGCCAGATGGCGGGACGCAGGGAAAGGGCGTCATGAGGGTGGAGTTGAGAAAATTCGGAAAGCGGAGATATGTATACCAGGTTGGCGAACGCAGGCGGGAATTCGCAACCTATAACAGGGCCTATGAAGCTATAAGCAAGGAGATGAAGGGCAAGCGGCATGTCGTTCAGAAGGGGGTTTGGCTGCTTAAGCATAAAGGGCGTCCATTCGATATCAGGCTCATGATTCAACGGCGGCCTAGGGGCGGCTTTGAAACGACCGGTACATTTACCAGAGTGGCACATCCCCGCAAAATCGTGACGAATGGAAGCCAGGGTGGCACGATTTATGCAACCGATGACGTATTGCGCCAGTATGCCGGAACCGCTAAGCGTAAGGAATTGTATCGCCGCATGGACGATCTTGCGCAACGGACCATGAGGCGGCTGCGGGGCGCATTCCCTAGCATTAAGGAGCTTGGTCTCGATTATGCCATCGACAGCAGACTGAAGCCATGGATTCTTGAGGTGAACACGAAGCCGGATGCGGCTCCGTTTACGCTGCTGAAGGATCGGAGCATCGTCCGGCGGATCGTCCGATATGGCAAAGCGTATGGCAAAACTTATAAGCTAGTTTGCAAAAAAGCCAAGCGCGGCGTATAAAGTCGTAACTTGCGCCAGAACTAAAGATCATGGCAACCGCTAACCTCGCCATCGGCGAGGTTTTGTATGTTGTATAGTCATCTATTTTTTTACCAAGTGGAACGAAATGTATCGCATATTCCATTTTCATTGACGTTAAATTCGATCAGAAACTGGGCATCGTTTTGTTCGTCGACTACTTTAAAGATGTTCTGATTATAGTGATATATCGGCAACTCGGCATCTTTATAATTTAAGAATAATGAGCCTTCCTTCTCGCAAATCACGGCACTTCCGTAGGCTGGATGGTTAAACTCCCCTAAGTAACAGGATATGGGATGTGAAGGTTCCGGATCATCCATATCGGTGATGGAGTAATCGGAATTGCGCATACTGGCCAGAGCTTGGTGGAGCTGCTCGTTTTTAACCTTAAATCTTGTATTCCAGTCAATCGGTCCTAGGCCTAAAATTTGATCATACATATGATAGGCGATGCATTCCGGAAGCTGGGTTACTTCCTTATTAGTTAGAATAACGATACCGATATCGTTGTCTGGCATAAATGAAATATGAGTACTGTAACCGGCTGTATTCCCTCCATGACTAATCAGTTTGCGGCCACGGTATACTTCGACGAACCATCCTAAGCCGTAAAAAGTATACGGAATGTCCGGGAAATCCCCAGGGCCGACCACAATTTGAGGAAATAGCATTTCATTGAGCTGCGCTTCTGAAATAATAGATTTTCCATGTATCTCTCCATGATTTAATAGTAGAGATAGCCAGGCAGATAAATCAGTTACATTGGAAATAATAGACCCGGCAGGACCTTGGATATCTAGATTGGTGAGTGGGATCTCGATGATTTCATCATCAACGGCAGTGTAGGGCAACGCGTAATTGTTCACATGCTGCAAATCCTCGACGGAGAAGAGAGTGGAGGACATTTCAAGCGGCTCAAAGATCTTGTTCTTTACCCATGCTTCCCATGTCATCCCTGTTTGCTGTTCGATAAAAAAGCCTATGAATATATACATGATGTTGGAATACTGCCACACATAACGGACGGGGAGATTGGGATCGAGAAATCGAAGACTTTCGGCAATTTCCGCTCGCGTGAGGGTTGTATTGTGAAGAACCATATCATGCCTCGGCAGTCCGGATCGATGACAGGCAATATTATAAAAATATACATCCATTTATAAAATGTCAAAATATGATAGTTAAGGTTAGTTTCACCCCTAACGCGAATGCACCCTCTCACCCTGCACCCACACCTCGCGGATATGCTCAGGCCTAACCAGATACATCATTTTCTGAAACACGTCGTCCATGTTTTCATTTTCATTAAAAATCGGCAATTTGGCGGATGGCAGCTTTGTATCGATGATCTGAGAATTTAGACTCCAGCGGGAAGGTATACGTATTAAGCCAGTCATAGAGCGGGATGTCCAGCGCAGTTCCGGACTGGGCCCATTGCGGGGCATGGACATGCAAATCGATAAAACGAGGGAGGAAATACTGGCCGTCAGCCAGCCGATGGAAATTACGCTTCCCTTGGTAACGATCCAGCAGAGGCTGATAGCCGGAATCCTCAGGTGAAACGATTTTTGCTATAACACCGTCTGCATGGATACAAAACAGATAATCCTTAAGGATGTGAATTTCTTTAGGGGATTTGCTGGAAAAAGCAGTGCCTTGAAATACTTGCAATTATCCATAAATACCGCCTTAATGTACGTATTTTAAATGTATTTTGTATTATAATTCGTGGAAAAGGAGAAGTCTATGATCAAAAAACGGATAGTTTCGGCGCGCTCTCCATAGGTACGGAACTTTTCCACAAATCATGGTTCATATCTATTCTATTTATGATAACCTTTTATTAATGGCAAGCATCCTGCAAGAGGATGAAGATCTGGGAAGATGAGTTGAAGTCAAAAAGGAGCAAACAAACATGCAGTTCGCAAAAAGAATGGATCGGTTTGGTGAAGGCATTTTTACTAAATTATCGGATATCAAACGCAGCAGATTGGATCGTGGCGAAACGGTGATCGACCTGAGCATCGGCACGCCGAATATTCCGCCGGGCAAGCATATTATCGAAGCCTTATGTACAGCCGCTGCCGATGAAAGAAACTACGTCTACGCTCTCAGCGATCAAAGCGCTTTATTGGAGGCGGTTAGCGGCTGGTATAAGGAGCGATATCAGGTGGCTCTGGATCCGAAGACGGAAGTTTGCTCGCTGTTAGGCTCGCAGGAAGGGCTGGCGCATATTTCATTGTCCATCGTGGATGAGGGAGACGTCGTGCTGGTGCCGGACCCTTGCTACCCAGTGTTTGCAGATGGCCCGCTGCTGGCCGGAGCGAAGCTTCACTATATGCCGCAGAAAAAAGAAAACGGCTATGTGATCAACTTGCAGGATATTCCCGAACAAGTAGCGCGGCAGGCCAAGCTGATGCTGGTTTCCTATCCGAACAACCCGACTACCGCCATGGCGCCGGATAGCTTCTATGTTGATCTGGTCGCCTTTGCGAAGAAATATGATATCATCGTTCTTCATGACAATGCCTACAGCGAATTGGTGTTTGATGGCAAAAGCTGCGGGAGCTTTCTAGCTTTCCCTGGCGCGAAAGACGTCGGCGTTGAGTTTAATTCCTTGTCCAAAACCTATGGGTTGGCTGGGGCAAGAATCGGCTTTTGCGTAGGAAATAAGGAGGTTGTCTCCCGCCTGAAGATACTGAAATCGAACATGGACTATGGCATGTTTCTGCCGATCCAGCAAGCCGCCATTGCCGCGATAACGGGGGATCAAAGCGGTGTAGCGGCGACACGCATAGCTTATGAGCACCGAAGAGATATTCTGTGCGATGGCTTGAGTGCGCTGGGATGGGAGATAGATAAGCCAGAGGCAACGATGTTCGTCTGGGCGGCGATTCCTGCCCATTATGAGACATCCGAGGACTTTGTCATGGACATGGTCACCAAAGCCGGAGTTATCGTTACCCCGGGCAGCGCCTTTGGCCCTGCGGGCGAAGGTTATGTAAGAATGGCTTTAGTTCAGGAGGAAGAGAACCTGAAGCAGGCGGTCGAGGCAATTCGCCTGAGCGGGATTTTAAATGTGTAATGTACAAAAAAACAACCCGCCTAGGTACAAAACCTGGTGCGGGTTATTTTTTAGTCTTATTAACACTCACTCCCCAAACTCCCGGCTCACCTCCGTTAGAGCCGCGCCGATGACTTGGTGCATATCGTAGTATTTGTAAGTAGCGAGGCGTCCCCCGAAGATGATGCGTTGCTCGCTGTCGGCAAGCGCTTTGTATTTCTTGTAAATTTCATTGTTTTTATCGTCGTTGATCGGATAATAGGGCTCGTCGCCCGGCTTCCATTCTGTCGGGTATTCCTCCGTGATAACCGTTTTCTCCTGCGTACCGAAATCGAAATGCTTGTGCTCGATGATCCGCGTATATGGCGTTTCCGGGTCCGTGTAATTGACGACGGCATTGCCTTGGTAGTTGGCCGTATCGTGCAGCACCTTCGTTTCGAACTGCAGGCTGCGGTATTCGAGCACGCCATATGCGTAATCGTAATATTGGTCGATCATTCCGGTGTACACGACTTTTTGGGCTGAGCGGAGCCATTCTTCTTTACGGTCAAAGAAATCGACATTCAGCTTGACCTCGATGCCTTCCAGCATCTTCTCGATGATCGCCCCATAACCGCCGATCGGAATGCCCTGGTAACGGTCATTGAAATAGTTATTGTCATAGGTGAAGCGGACGGGGAGCCGTTTGATGATGAAGGAAGGCAGGTCTTTGGCCGATCTTCCCCACTGCTTCTCGGTATAGCCTTGGATCAGTTTCTCGTAGATATCGGTTCCGACAAGCGAAATCGCTTGTTCCTCCAGATTTCTTGGCTCGATGATGCCGGCGGCCTGCCTTTGCTCCTCAATTTTGAGCTTGGCTTCGTCCGGGGTGACGACGCCCCACAGTTTATTGAAGGTGTTCATGTTGAAGGGCAGATTATATAATTCCCCTTTATAATTGGCGATCGGTGAATTGGTGAACCGGTTGAATTCGGCGAATTGATTCACATAATCCCAAATGGCCTTGCTGTTCGTGTGGAAAATATGAGCCCCGTACTTGTGCACATGGATGCCCTCGATTTCTTCGGTATATACGTTTCCGCCAATATGGTCTCTTTTGTCGATGACAAGGCATTTCTTGCCCCTCTTGTTCGCTTCATAGGCGAAGACCGCTCCGAACAGACCTGCGCCCACCACTAAATAATCATACATGTCCATACTCCCTTGATCGATCGTTATTTCACATCTTAGCATAAATCGCAGGCTGTGAACTACAGCTTGGCCAAAGGGGAGGGATTGCTATAAAGTAAAGTATGCTATACTATCAATGCAATTGGGTCTGGTAGAATGACCCTGATCTAAGGCGTAAATTCAGCACAGCTACCTTTGGCTAAGGGGTGTCCGGAAATAGGGGGTTAGCCGATTGAACACAGAGGCATTGGAATATTTCATCAAGGTATATGAGAAAAATAGTGTTACTGCGGCGGCGAAAGACCTGTTTATTACCCCTCAGGGTGTAAGCAAGACCATCAGGCAGCTGGAGATGGAGCTGGAAGCTGAATTATTCTACAGAAGCTCTCGCGGCATGGAGGCCACCAAAGCGGGCGAGCTCCTATATGCCAGGGCTAAACATATTCATTATTTGATTGAGGATATCAAGAAGGAAATCAGCATTATCAGCGGAAAAAAGGGCAGCCTGAACGTAGTAATTACATATTCCATAACATCGATCCTACCGGTGGATTTTTTATATGATTTCTCTAAACAATATCCAGATATTCAAATCAAGCTGAAAGAGTATCCCGACGAGTATCCGTTAACCCAAATATTCCAGGAGGAAGTGGACGTCGGCTTGGTCATTGGGACGGAAGAGATCGAGAATTGCGAATTTGAATTGATTGCCGAAGGCCAAGTCGTGGTCATCGTCTCGAAGAGCCATCCGTTAGCCAGCAAACAAGAAATTTCAGTCACCGATCTGGATAACGAAACTTTGGTCATAAAGACGGCAGGTGAAGGGAAGGAAAACGGTTTTATCGAGAAATGCCTTGAACAGGGCTTCTCGCCCCATGTCATGCATGAATTCGGCAATATTATCTCCGCCCATCGATTATGCGAGAGAAATGGAGCCGTGGCCGTTTCTATTGATTTTGTGGAGGAGTCGCTCAAGAATGATAACTTAAAGCTGATTAGACTGAAGGAGAAGATTCCTCAGGATATTTATCTGGTTTCTAGAAAGAGAGGTATCCAGTCTAAAGCAGTGGCCTTATTTCAAAGATACGTCAAGGATCGATGCAAGTCGTTTTGATGGGAGAAGTCTTCCGTCAGGACGGCTTTTTTTAGTAGTCAACTAAAAGTTGCCGCCCCTTAACGTTTGGTTGATTCTATATTCATTCTGTTTACGTTAAGCTTACATTGCAGTCAACATGAACGCTCATCCATGATTTGCTGCTCATGAAAGCGTTTCAAACTAACTGGATAATGGGGGCAAGAAAGTTTATGTCTGGTAAATCGAAAAAAAGGTTTCGTGTGATTATGAGTTCTCTGCTGGTACTCGTACTGCTTATCGGCACAGGGGCTAACATTGCACTAGCCTACTACTCGGATGTCATTACAGCATATTTCTCCAAAATCGACATCACGACGCCGGAGGCGCAAAAAGCGCGGGCTAACTCAGAAGTGGTGTCGGAGCTGATCACGGATGAAGGGATTGTTCTTCTCCAGAATCATGACAACATGCTGCCGATGACGACGAACAAA from Paenibacillus woosongensis includes the following:
- a CDS encoding aspartyl-phosphate phosphatase Spo0E family protein → MKEWTELFEVEKQKLNQLGNESLADGIPLHDNDALQDQSRRVDELIIQLHKRAGFKRRSR
- a CDS encoding NupC/NupG family nucleoside CNT transporter, which gives rise to MKYIIAIAGLVAVFAMTYFASNDRSRIRYRPLAQMIILQIVLAFLLLNTTLGETLIRGFTAVFEALLAYAAEGVNFVFGGIMNEGQTSQFFLMVLMPIVVISALIGILQYLKILPFIIRYIGLALSKVNGMGKLESYNAVASAILGQSEVFISVKKQIGMLPERRLYTLCASAMSTVSMSIVGAYMTMIEPRYVVTALVLNLFGGFIIASILNPYRVSKEEDILEVQKERKQSFFEMLGEYIMDGFRVAITVAAMLIGFVALIALINGLFGSLFGITFQQILGYIFSPFAFLMGVPWKEAVEAGNIMATKMVANEFVAMLDLSTMTKEGVLSARTIGIVSVFLVSFANFSSIGIISGAVKGLHEEQGNTVARFGLRLLYGATLVSVLSATVAGLFL
- a CDS encoding 2,3-diaminopropionate biosynthesis protein SbnB; amino-acid sequence: MLYLDNNHLQTIGLCWKELESRIAEALRLIDSGDYAQPIKPYLRYGNPANRIIAMPAYVGGTVQAAGLKWIASFPGNTLSGLPRAHSVLLLNKVDTGVPYAILNSPLPSVARTVAVSAVMLRHYMQARPAAERIRAGIIGFGPVGQHHYDMCGKLFGECIDEVLIYDIRGAKLGMHVIDEADADYRGRTRFAESWQELYSSCNVIITCTVSDHRYIDQPPLAGSLLLDVSLRDYKVSALEQIQAIVVDDWDEVCRENTDIELLHLERGLAKDDTCSLADVVCRDALGRFTEGESILFCPMGMAVFDIATAAYWVEKAQSLGIGLNLADR
- the sbnA gene encoding 2,3-diaminopropionate biosynthesis protein SbnA; the protein is MTKDWLSCIGNTPLVRLSRLFANDRGIAVHAKLEMLNPNGSAKDRPAVRIISAALEQGLIGPGSVIVESSSGNMAISLAAICSRLGMRFISVVDPKTAPQNIRIIRAYGADVELVEQPDPETGEFLPARLNRVRQLVQSIPNSFWPNQYENENNYLSHKDGTMREIIAELGQVDYVIGGVSTCGTMLGCATFVKEQQLDTAIVAVDAVGSVILGGTKGKRFFPGLGAGIVPPFNQSKFTDYAIQVKEADMVTGCRMLVQHEAILAGPSSGAVVYALKEALFHEIPDNSVCVVILHDRGERYMDTVYNDEWVAQHLNTGSL
- a CDS encoding YheC/YheD family protein; the encoded protein is MRFRKKDKWTKDVIMRKEQMLRKHMPPTRIATKKQLHSMLLKHGMVYVKPDGGTQGKGVMRVELRKFGKRRYVYQVGERRREFATYNRAYEAISKEMKGKRHVVQKGVWLLKHKGRPFDIRLMIQRRPRGGFETTGTFTRVAHPRKIVTNGSQGGTIYATDDVLRQYAGTAKRKELYRRMDDLAQRTMRRLRGAFPSIKELGLDYAIDSRLKPWILEVNTKPDAAPFTLLKDRSIVRRIVRYGKAYGKTYKLVCKKAKRGV
- a CDS encoding serine hydrolase: MVLHNTTLTRAEIAESLRFLDPNLPVRYVWQYSNIMYIFIGFFIEQQTGMTWEAWVKNKIFEPLEMSSTLFSVEDLQHVNNYALPYTAVDDEIIEIPLTNLDIQGPAGSIISNVTDLSAWLSLLLNHGEIHGKSIISEAQLNEMLFPQIVVGPGDFPDIPYTFYGLGWFVEVYRGRKLISHGGNTAGYSTHISFMPDNDIGIVILTNKEVTQLPECIAYHMYDQILGLGPIDWNTRFKVKNEQLHQALASMRNSDYSITDMDDPEPSHPISCYLGEFNHPAYGSAVICEKEGSLFLNYKDAELPIYHYNQNIFKVVDEQNDAQFLIEFNVNENGICDTFRSTW
- a CDS encoding aminotransferase class I/II-fold pyridoxal phosphate-dependent enzyme produces the protein MQFAKRMDRFGEGIFTKLSDIKRSRLDRGETVIDLSIGTPNIPPGKHIIEALCTAAADERNYVYALSDQSALLEAVSGWYKERYQVALDPKTEVCSLLGSQEGLAHISLSIVDEGDVVLVPDPCYPVFADGPLLAGAKLHYMPQKKENGYVINLQDIPEQVARQAKLMLVSYPNNPTTAMAPDSFYVDLVAFAKKYDIIVLHDNAYSELVFDGKSCGSFLAFPGAKDVGVEFNSLSKTYGLAGARIGFCVGNKEVVSRLKILKSNMDYGMFLPIQQAAIAAITGDQSGVAATRIAYEHRRDILCDGLSALGWEIDKPEATMFVWAAIPAHYETSEDFVMDMVTKAGVIVTPGSAFGPAGEGYVRMALVQEEENLKQAVEAIRLSGILNV
- the glf gene encoding UDP-galactopyranose mutase, with the protein product MYDYLVVGAGLFGAVFAYEANKRGKKCLVIDKRDHIGGNVYTEEIEGIHVHKYGAHIFHTNSKAIWDYVNQFAEFNRFTNSPIANYKGELYNLPFNMNTFNKLWGVVTPDEAKLKIEEQRQAAGIIEPRNLEEQAISLVGTDIYEKLIQGYTEKQWGRSAKDLPSFIIKRLPVRFTYDNNYFNDRYQGIPIGGYGAIIEKMLEGIEVKLNVDFFDRKEEWLRSAQKVVYTGMIDQYYDYAYGVLEYRSLQFETKVLHDTANYQGNAVVNYTDPETPYTRIIEHKHFDFGTQEKTVITEEYPTEWKPGDEPYYPINDDKNNEIYKKYKALADSEQRIIFGGRLATYKYYDMHQVIGAALTEVSREFGE
- a CDS encoding LysR family transcriptional regulator, which gives rise to MNTEALEYFIKVYEKNSVTAAAKDLFITPQGVSKTIRQLEMELEAELFYRSSRGMEATKAGELLYARAKHIHYLIEDIKKEISIISGKKGSLNVVITYSITSILPVDFLYDFSKQYPDIQIKLKEYPDEYPLTQIFQEEVDVGLVIGTEEIENCEFELIAEGQVVVIVSKSHPLASKQEISVTDLDNETLVIKTAGEGKENGFIEKCLEQGFSPHVMHEFGNIISAHRLCERNGAVAVSIDFVEESLKNDNLKLIRLKEKIPQDIYLVSRKRGIQSKAVALFQRYVKDRCKSF